The following is a genomic window from Pectobacterium carotovorum.
TCTGACTTCTATAGACAAACACCCGCCAATTGGCGGGTGTTTTTTTATGTACAAACTGTTGTTAGCCTAAAAAACTCAATAGCTTGATATCTACACTGTCCGTTTTACCATCCAGTTCAGTCAACAAATTCTGGAAGTGCTCGCTCTGCTCATGTGATGTCAAAGCCTCTCGATCTTTCCAGCGTTCGAAGAACACAAACGAACCGGCTTTATCTACGACTTCATGCAGATCGTACTGCACATTACCCGCTTCCTGTCGGCTAGGTGCCACCACGCGTTTTAGCGTTGCGGTGACGTCTGCAATGAACTCTGCTTTTGCCTGAATGGTGGCGACAATACGAATTTCCATATACATCCCTTATTTATCAATGAAAAGATAGTGCTATCAGATGCCAATCCAAGGTTAATTTCAAGCATTCATCAACAAACGGATGCATTCGAATGGCTTTACGCTTATCCTTATCCCCCGCCGTATCAGTCCCAAAACCAACCGAAAGACGATGTTTTTCTACTGACCGCCGGAGCGCAATTCCATGACCGCACAGCCCACTATTCTTAAAATCCGTCGCCCTGACGATTGGCACATTCACCTGCGTGACGATCGGATGCTGGAAACCGTTCTCCCCTATACCAGCCGTTTCTTTGGCCGTGCGATTGTTATGCCTAACCTGACGCCGCCGATTACCAGCGTGGCCAGCGCTATCGCGTATCGTCAACGTATTTTAGCCGCGGTTCCGCAGGGCGATAATTTTCATCCGCTGATGACGTGCTATCTGACCGATGCGCTTGATGCCAATGAAATCGTGAATGGCTTTGAGCAAGGCGTTTTTACCGCTGCCAAATTATACCCGGCCAACGCCACAACGAACTCCAGCCATGGGGTTACCAGCATCGCCAATATCTCCGGTATTCTGGAGAAAATGCAAAAAATGGGTATGCCGCTGCTCATCCACGGCGAAGTTACCGATGCTGCCGTTGATATTTTCGATCGGGAAGCACGCTTCATCGAAACGGTGCTGGAGCCATTGCGCCGACAGTTTCCTGAGCTGAAGGTCGTCCTTGAGCACATTACGACAAAAGAAGCCGCGCAGTATGTTGTTGAAGGTAATGATTATCTCGCTGCAACCATTACACCGCAGCACCTGATGTTTAACCGCAACCATATGCTGGTTGGCGGCGTTCGCCCCCACCTGTATTGCCTGCCTATCTTAAAACGCAATACGCATCAGCAGGCGCTACGTGAAGCGGTAGCCAGCGGCTGTGACCGTCTTTTCCTCGGCACTGACTCAGCACCCCACGCAAAGCACAGAAAAGAGTCCAGCTGTGGCTGCGCCGGCGTGTTCAATGCCCAGGCGGCATTAAGTACATACGCCACTGTTTTCGAAGAAATGAACGCACTTGATAAACTCGAAGCATTCTGCTCGCTGAACGGCCCACGTTTTTATGGTCTGCCAGTGAACGACAGTTGGATTGAGCTTTACCGTGAAACGGTCACATTCCCAGAAGAGATCTCTCTTGGCGACGAGTCGCTAATCCCCTTCCTGGCTGGACAAAGCCTTAACTGGTCAGTCCGTTAATCGACAAGCCCATCCGCATTATGTCGATGGGCTAAATTTTATTGCGCGTCTTGTTCTCCACTTGCAATAACTGTATAAATAAACAGTTTAAAATTTGGAGGTCACCATGCGCGTAGAAATCACTCTTGCAAAAACAACGCCTTTACCCGCCGGTGCGATTGAAGCACTCAGGCACGAGCTGGAAAAGCGTATTCACAAAATTTACCCCGATACGCCTATTCAGGTTCGTTATGCATCCGCAAATAACCTGACGGTCATGGGTGCAGGCAAAGATGACAAAGATCGTATCTCCGAAATCTTGCAGGAAACGTGGGAAAGCGCCGACGACTGGTTTACGGCAGAGTAATCTAAAGCTTGAAAGATAACGAAGATATAGGCTGTAATGGCAGTTTAAAGCGGCATTTCGCCATGTGCTATGACCGAGGGTATCTGTTATGACGGTAGAAAAACCAGAAGAGGCAATGACATTCGGGGAACTGCTGGAGCTGATTGGCGAGCAACAACGCAAGCTCGATGCTCTGGAACTCGCCTTTTCGTCTCTGGCATTCTGCCTCGATGAGAAAGCGAACACACTGATGGTTCATAATCTGACGCTCGAATCTCAAAATGAGAATCGAGATCCAGCGATGAAAAAATACCTTGCCCGACTTGCTGCCGCATTAGAGAAAAACGCGGGATCTGGCGTGGAATAATGTTCTGCCGCTCCTGCTAACCACACCTTCGGGATGAAAGCCTATTCGTCCCGATATTTTATCTGACGTATCGCTTACCCTTCCCATACCGCCTGTGTAATATTTTTTACGAAAAACTGAAAATATTTCCCATAAATTAAATAAGCAGCAGTATACTGATAATGCTCATTTAAAAATAATGAGCCACCTGAAGCCTCGTTAGTCACTCATGTTAGTAACTAGTCAATAAGGGGTATTTATGGATAGAAAAAATGAAGTTATTCAGACACATCCTCTTGTAGGTTGGGACATCAGCACCGTTGACAGTTATGACGCCATGATGATCCGTTTACACTACTTATCCACCTCGGATCAAGCACCAGATGAAGCACATGTAGACCGGACGCTTTGGCTAACGACCGATGTTGCACGGCAGCTGATACACATACTCGAAGCCGGTATTGCAAAAATCGAATCAACAGACTGTGACGTCAGTGATTATCGAAAACATTAGTAATTGATAACGTTATTAATATTATATTCAATACCCATCAGTTTTGCTTAAAATAACAACACCGCCAATAAGGCGGTGTTGTTATTTTAGGGCTATTCTCATTTCTTTTATATCCATCAATAAATTAATTCCTGCTCGCCTGCCTTTATACTAATAATCACCTACTGCATCATTATTCAACTAATAGAGTCTCTTTGCAGCACGGCTCATTTATTCCTCTGCCATCTTTATTCATTCTCACCTGAAGACAGATATCAGAAATATCTATTTCTATTAAAGAACTTCCATAACCAAACTGAATAAATTATGAATTTAAATTCAAAAAAACTGCTCATGTTTATGATAATGTTACAATCTGAAAGTTTATATTGATTTTATGTTTCTTCCTGTTAAATTTTCGCCGGATTGACATGTTACCGATCTGATAAGGAGCTATCACCATGCTTTGGCGTAATACCTCTTCTCGTTATGGCCATATCAGCATTCTTTTGCACTGGATTGCAGCGTTAACCGTTTATGGCATGTTTGCTTTAGGCCTATGGATGGTCACATTAGGGTACTACAATATTTGGTATCACCGTGCCCCAGAAATCCATAAGGCAATTGGCGTACTGTTCTTCGCCATCTTAATTTTTCGCGTGGTGTGGCGTTTTATTTCTCCCCCTCCTCCACCGTTAAAAAGCTACTCCACATTGACCCGCGTCAGCGCGACGCTGGCTCATATTGCGCTTTATGTCATTCTTTTCGCCATTCTTATTAGTGGATATCTCATTTCCACTGCCGAAGGGCATTCCATCTCAGTTTTTGGCTGGTTTTCTGTTCCGGCCATTGTCAGCGGCTTGACGGATCAGGCCGATATAGCAGGCGACGTGCATCTTTATCTTGCATGGGCGGTGGTTGCCTTATCAGCGCTGCACGGTTTAGCCGCATTAAAACACCACTTTATAGATGGTGATAACACGTTGAAACGGATGTTGGGTCGCAACGTTCCTTAACTTTCTGGATTTATGGAGAAATACCAATGCTGAAGAAAACACTACTGAGCCTGACCGCAGTATCCATGCTTGCCTCTGCCGGTTCTGCACTGGCAGCAGAGTACAAGTTCGATAAAGAAGGCCAGCACGCGTTTATTGAATTCCGCATTAAACACCTCGGTTACAGCTGGCTTTACGGCAGCTTTAACGACTTCGATGGCGCCTTTACCTTTGATGAGAAAAACCCATCAGCGGATAAAGTGAATGTCACTATAAACACCAACAGCGTTGACACTAACCACGCTGAGCGTGACAAGCACCTTCGCAGCGCAGAATTTTTAAACGTTACCAAGCATCCGCAGGCAACGTTTACGTCCACTGAAGTGAAGAAAGACGGCGAAGATTACGATATTACCGGCAACCTGACCTTAAATGGCGTCACCAAGCCTGTTAAGCTCGATGCCAAACTCATCGGTCAGGGCGATGACCCGTGGGGTAACTATCGTGCAGGATTTCAAGCCGAAGGCACTATCAAGCTGAAGGACTTCAACATTACGACCGATTTAGGTCCAGCTTCGCAGGATGTAGAACTGATTATTGCCGTTGAAGGCGTTCGCCAGAAATAAGGCGACACCACGCATTGACAGCAAAAAGCCCTTTCCTTTGGAAAGGGCTTTTTCATATTACGCGATTAGCCGCTAATTATTCGGCCTTGTCTTTCGCGACGGGAGCCGGAATGTGCAACGTTGACTGCAATAATCCTTTGGATTTATTGAAGATCTTCATTCCATTTTCACGCCCGCTGCGTATCGCTCTTTGCGCTTCCAGCGGCAGCTTCATTTCATCCTGACACTGCGTGCTACAGCAGCCTTCGTATTTTGCGGCGCAGGCAGGACACTGGATAAACAGAAGATGGCACCCTTCATTACGGCAGTTAGTGTGGCTATCACACGACGCCCCACACTGATGGCAATGCGCAATGACGTCATCGGAAATGCGTTCTCCCATTCGTTCATCAAACACGAAATTCTTGCCGATAAACTTCAGCGGTAGCCCCTGAGCTTTAGCCTGGCGTGTATATTCAATAATACCGCCCTCGACGTGATACACGTTCTTAAAGCCGTGGTGCAACATGTAGGCGCTCGCCTTCTCGCAGCGAATACCGCCCGTGCAGTACATGACAATATTTTTGTCGCGCGCTTCATCCAGCATTTCAACCGCCATCGGCAGCTGCTCACGAAACGTATCTGACGGCACTTCCAGCGCATTCTCGAAGTGCCCGACTTCATATTCGTAATGGTTACGCATATCGACGAACACGGTGTCAGGATCGTCAGCCATCGCATTAACCTGATCGGCTTTCAGATATTGCCCGACATTCGCTGGGTTAAATGTCGGATCGTCAATCCCATCAGCGACAATCCGTTCACGTACTTTCATACGCAATACCCAGAACGATTTCCCGTCATCTTCCAGAGCGATATTTAAGCGAATCTGATCGAGCGCCGGGTGCGCACTGAACAATACCGCCTTAAAGGCCTCGAACTGATTATTGGGCACGCTGATTTGTGCGTTAATCCCCTCAGTCGCAATATAAATGCGACCGAAGACCTTACATTGCTCAAGCTGAATATACAGACTATCGCGAAAGGCTTTTGGATCATCAATGGTGAAATATTTATAGAAGGAAACTGTGGTACGCGGCTCGGTTTCCGCAAGCATACGCGCCTTCAGTTCCTCATTAGAAATCCGGTTATGTAACACTGGCATGGTGTACGTTCCTGTCTTCATTGAGGTTAGCGTGTGACGTTCATCATCGAGCCATTGCTCGACATATTGAATCGCCCGGCATCATACCTGATAGCGTTGAGGCTGTCAGGGCATGAAATGAATAGCGCGACGCCAAAGAGTGATCTACCGTAAATCTATGACCTTACCGTAACCCCATGACCTCTGGGATTCATTTTTGCTTTCATGAAGTATCATCATCGAAGGATCTGTCATTATGAGTCAGCTTTTCTCCCCCGTATCTCTTGGTAAACTCGAACTGCCCAACCGAATCATCATCGCCCCCATGTGTCAGTATTCGGCTGAGGACGGCAAGGCGACAGCCTGGCATACGATGCATTTAGGTAACCTGTCACATTCCGGGGCGGGACTGCTTATCATCGAAGCTACTGCCGTTTCGCCAGAAGGCCGGATTTCCCCACGCGACCTTGGCTTGTGGGATAACGCGACAGAACAGGCCCTTGCTGGTGCAGTTAACGCGGTCAAAACTTATTCTGCCATGCCGCTCGGCATACAACTGGGGCACGCAGGTCGCAAAGCCTCAACGGGCGTTCCGTGGAGCGGACGAGCATTTTTGCGTCCGGAGCAGGGAGGCTGGCAGACTATTGCACCATCCGCTCTCCCTTACAACGCCAGCGATGCAGCACCGCTGGCTATGTCAGAACAGCAGATCCGCACGTTAATTGGTTCGTTCGTTGACTCTGCTAAACGCGCGGATCGTCTGGGCTTTGACCTGATAGAAATTCACGCCGCTCACGGCTATCTGCTGCACCAGTTCCTTTCACCGCTGACAAATCATCGCACGGATAACTATGGAGGATCGCTTCAGAACCGGATGCGTCTGGTCGTTGAGATTTACCGCGCAATACGCGATGTTTTCCCTGCGCATAAAGCCGTTGGCGTGCGCATTTCTGCGACAGATGGCGTTGAGGGCGGTTGGGATCTGGAGCAGTCTGTACAGCTTAGTAAAGTGCTGCACGAATTAGGCTGTGATTTCATCCACGTATCCAGTGGCGGTCTGTCGCCGTTGCAACAAATCCATCCTGCGCCTAATTATCAGGTACCGTATGCGCAGCGGATTAAACAAGAGGTTGGCATCACCACCATCGCCGTTGGGCTGATAACCGAACCGGAGCAGGCAGAAGCGATCGTCGCAACCGGCGAAGCAGATGCTATCGGGCTGGCTCGCGCCATCCTCTTCGATCCCCGTTGGCCATGGCATGCGGCTGCCAGACTAGGCGCGCAGGTATCTGCACCCGCACAGTACTGGCGTAGTGAACCACGCTACGCCAGAGGCATTTTCAAGCAATAGCGGTAAATACGCTGTGTCAGGCGATCCTATCTGGGTCGCCACGTCTCTACCTCGCCACGCGTCATGCCACCAAAGGTTAAAACTCATTCGCTGAAAATGATACGATTACGGCCGTTTTTTGCATAAAAATCAGTCAATAACGCGGTGGTGATTTGTGTTATTGGCAAAGCGCCGCAATAATCTATCTTGCAGTTAACCATTAACTCTTTTTTTAACGGTTCGCGTGCTGATCCGCACCAAAATATTGATACTGAGGCCATGACACAAATCCCTTCTTTTAATCGTTCATTGCTACATCCGCGCTACTGGCTCACCTGGGTGGGCATCGGCATCCTTTACCTTATCGTGTTGCTTCCCTATCCCGTTCTGTATCGTATCGGGATCGCGCTTGGCCATTTAGCTATGCGCCTGTTGCCAAAACGCGTCAACGTTGCCGCCCGTAACCTTGAACTGTGTTTCCCCGAAATGCCTCTGGCTGAGCGTGAAGCATTAGTCAGAAAAAATTTTGAATCTGTCGGCATGGGTGTGATTGAAACCGGTATGGCCTGGTTTTGGCCAAACTGGCGTATCGAGCGCTGGTTTACGGTGACCGGCCTTGAACATATTCGCCCTGTATTGGAAAAGCAACAAGGCGTGCTGCTCATTGGTCTGCATTTCCTGACGCTGGAATTGGGTGCTCGCATCTTTGGCATACACAATCCGGGGATCGGGGTGTACCGCCCGAATGATAACAAGCTGATTGACTGGCTACAGACGTGGGGAAGAATGCGGTCCAATAAATCCATGCTGGATCGTAAAGATCTCAAAGGGATGATCCGCGCACTCAAGCAGGGAGAGATCATCTGGTATGCGCCCGATCATGATTACGGCCCACAAAGCAGCGTATTCGCCCCTCTGTTTGCCGTAGATAAAGCGGCAACAACCCGCGGTAGCTATATGCTGATAAAGGCCGCACGCCCTGCCGTCGTTCCTTTTGTTCCACGTCGTCTGCCTGACGGAAAAGGCTATGAGCTGCTGATCCAACCTGCGGAACAGGATGCACCTGTAGATAACGAAACCGCGACTGCCGTTTGGATGAACAACGTCGTTGAACAGAATATTCTGCTCGCACGGGACCAATATATGTGGCTGCACCGCCGTTTCAAAACCCGCCCAGAAGGTGAACCGTCCCTTTATTAACGAACGCCTTTCTGTACCGGTTGCTCATTGCAGGAACTGCGGTACCTTGTGACAGACGAAAAAAAAGCAACGGCGATTAATCGCCGTTGCTTTATCTTTCACGCCAACGCGACGTTAGCTTTTGATATGAGGTGCGGGAAGTTTCTGGTAAGACTCAACCCACGCAGCATACGCTTCCGGTTTTTGCCACACATGGTAGTGCAAACGCGATATCGTCACAGGATCGCTAAGCAGTGCCAGACGCTGATTATTGCTCACCTCTTCCGGCTTGCGACTCAAGGCCTCACGCACATTCTTCTCACGCACGTCCTCAATCGCTCGACTGAAGCGATGGCGCGCCGTCGCCATTGCGCTGGCAAGGGCATTAACTGACGGATCGAAGACGGCCTGTATAAACCCGCTATCCAGTCTACGCTGATGGTTCAGTCGGCAATATTCATCGGTTGCGACCAGTTCACGCGGCGGATTGAACTCTTCCGGTATCATCAGCAGCTTGGCACGTTTACAGCCCAGCCCCAATGACGCGCGGCTTGAGTAAACCGAAACAAACGGCGACAAAATCAGCGAGAAGACAATTGGAGCCAGCCACCACAGGAAGCGCAGATCCAACCATGCCATACCAATCGCCCAGACCAGCCCCAGAATCAACTGGGAACCATGGCGCACAAACGCTTCGCTCCACGGAGTTGCATCGTCGTCACGCTGCGGAGAATTCCACTGCACCGACCAGCCGAGAAACGCACTAACAACAAACACCGTGTGGAACAGCATACGAACCGGTGCCAGCAGGACCGAGAACAGCATTTCCAGCAGCAATGAAAGAAATACTCGGAAAGCGCCACCGTACTCTTTTGCGCCTTTCGCCCACACCAGAATCACGCTCAACAGTTTTGGCAAGAACAGCAAGACCAACGTCGTCGAGAACAGTGCGATAGCCAATTCTGGCCGCCACTGTGGCCAGACGGGGAACAGCTGCCGGGGCTGCAGGAAGTACTGGGGTTCCATAAGCGTATGCACAACCTGCAACGCCGTAGAGAGCATCAGGAACATAAACCACAGCGGTGCCGACAGATAAGACATTACACCGGTAAGGAAAACAGCGCGGTGAACCGGATGCATACCTTTGACCAGGAACAAACGGAAGTTCATCAGGTTGCCATGGCACCAGCGGCGGTCACGTTTCAACTCATCCAGCAGGTTAGGCGGCAGCTCTTCATAACTTCCCGGCAGATCGTAGGCGATCCACACGCCCCATCCTGCACGGCGCATCAGCGCCGCTTCGACGAAGTCGTGAGAAAGAATCGCACCAGCGAACGACCCTTCACCCGGCAGCGGTGCCAAAGCACAGTGCTCGATGAACGGCTTCACGCGGATAATCGCGTTATGTCCCCAGTAATGTGACTCACCCAGTTGCCAGAAGTGCAGGCCAGCGGTGAACAGCGGGCCGTAAACACGCGTCGCAAACTGCTGACAGCGCGCATACAGCGTATCCATGCCTGACGCTTTCGGCGAGGACTGGATGATACCAGCGTTCGGGTTCGCTTCCATCAGCCTGACCAAAGACGTCAAGCATTCACCGCTCATGACGCTATCGGCATCCAGAATGACCATGTAGCTGTACTGGTTGCCCCAGCGGCGGCAGAAATCATCGATATTGCCGCTTTTACGTTTAACGCGGCGACGGCGACGGCGATAGAAAATGCGCCCTGCTCCGCCGACATCACGGCACAGCTCCATCCAGGCTTTTTGCTCTGCCACGCAGATATCGGGATCGTTACTGTCACTCAGGACGTAAATATCAAAATGCTCAAGATTGCCCGTCGCTTCTACTGATTCATACGTCGCACGCAGTCCCGCAAACACGCGTTCTACGTCTTCGTTACAAATCGGCATGATTAACGCCGTGCGGTGCTCTGGATTCAGCGGTTCATTACCCACCGTCGTGGAAGAGATGCTGTATTTATCTCGACCAATCAGCAGTTGCAGGAACCCCATTAATGCGGTCCAGAACCCAGCAGACACCCAGCAGAACAACACCGCAAACAGAACCAGTATGCCGCTTTGCAGCACATAAGGAAGCAGCTGCATTAGCGAGCGCGTCCACGGTTGACCCGCCATTTCAAACGGATCGATGAGCGCCCATCCCTGATAAGGCAGGATGGTTTTCATGTACCAGGTTGCGATCGCGGTCTGGAACAGCGTTAACGCCAGCAGAATATAGCGGCGGATTGTTCCCACCAGACGCCAGCGGTTTTCGGAAATTTTCTCTTCCGGGCTGTAATGAGGGCGAGGTGGCACAGTACGGCCCAACAGGCTTTCCCACCAGCGAACCAACGGATTCGTCCGCCAGACGTCCGGGAACATAGAAGCGCGGGTAATAACAGGCATTGCTTTTAATGCCGTCCGCCCTTCTCTGTCAGTGCCGAGTTGCTTACCGTTGTCCAGGCCATCTTCCCAGGCCATTTCAAGACGTGCCTGCACGGAATGCAGCGCAACATCGTCTTCGGCCTGAACATTAACCTGATGACTTTCAGACTGGCTATTTTCAGATAAGGTCTGATGCAAAACGGCCTGATCGTTCCAGGCCGCTTGCGGTAATTTTTCGCGAAGAACCTCTGCCTGCTCGGCAGGCAGAGGTAGTTTCTCAATATAATCGAGAGAAGAAGTTGACTTATTCATTAGCAGGCAGCTGATTGCTCCAGGTTTCAGTCAATGTCGTCTCGCCATTAACCAACGCAGCTCTCATTTCAGTCGGCTGTTTCGCATCTTTCACACGCAACCGCAGCGTCAGACGCCAGCCATGAGTGACCGGGTTATAGCGAACATTATTTTCTACAATCTCGCCGTTGTCGCCAATGCTGACCTGAGATGCGACCGGCGTGCTCTCATCCAGCTCTTTTAAATTCGGTCCAACAAAATCCACAATGTAAGCGATCGTGCCGTCAGGCTGGCGGATCAGGTTAGATTGTTTAACATCACCGGCAGAGCGGCGAGTCTGTTGAACATAGGCAATGTTCGGGGAATGCAGTTGATCTTCGTCGCGCGTAAAGTGCAGACGATATTTAATATCCAGCGGTTTGCCCGTTTCTGGCAACACATCAGGCGTCCAGAAGGCAACGATGTTGTCGTTGGTTTCATCCGCGGTAGGGATTTCAACCAGCTCAACTTTTCCTTTACCCCACTCGCCTTTCGGTTCAACCCAGCCGCTTGGACGCAGATCGTAACGATCGTCAAGATCTTCGTAGGCAGCAAAATCACGACCGCGTTGCAGCAGACCAAACCCTTTCGGATTTTCTACCGCGTAGGTGCTCACGGACAGGTGCTTAGGATTATTCAGCGGACGCCAAATCCATTCGCCATTACCAGCATGAATTGACAGACCGTTAGAGTCATTGAGCGCTGGGCGGTAGTTCAGCGTCGGAGACGGCTGGTTCGGCCCAAACAGATACATACTGGTCAGCGGAGCGATACCCAGCTTGCCCACTTTATCGCGCAGGAAGACTTTAGCCTGAACGTCTACGACGCTGTCACGCCCTGGATAAACGGTAAACCGGTAAGCTCCTGCGGCACGTGGAGAATCCAACAGCGCATAAATCACCAGGTGTTTATCATTTGGTTTTGGACGTTCAATCCAGAACTCACGGAAACGCGGGAACTCTTCACCAGAAGGCAACGCCGTATCGATCGCCAAACCACGCGCAGATAAGCCATAAATCTGGCCTTTACCTACCACACGGAAATAGCTGGCACCCAGCATACTGACAATTTCATCGTTCTTATCGGCTTTATTGATCGGATAGAGAACTTTAAAACCTGCAAAGCCGAG
Proteins encoded in this region:
- the dinI gene encoding DNA damage-inducible protein I — encoded protein: MRVEITLAKTTPLPAGAIEALRHELEKRIHKIYPDTPIQVRYASANNLTVMGAGKDDKDRISEILQETWESADDWFTAE
- a CDS encoding rhodanese-related sulfurtransferase, whose product is MPVLHNRISNEELKARMLAETEPRTTVSFYKYFTIDDPKAFRDSLYIQLEQCKVFGRIYIATEGINAQISVPNNQFEAFKAVLFSAHPALDQIRLNIALEDDGKSFWVLRMKVRERIVADGIDDPTFNPANVGQYLKADQVNAMADDPDTVFVDMRNHYEYEVGHFENALEVPSDTFREQLPMAVEMLDEARDKNIVMYCTGGIRCEKASAYMLHHGFKNVYHVEGGIIEYTRQAKAQGLPLKFIGKNFVFDERMGERISDDVIAHCHQCGASCDSHTNCRNEGCHLLFIQCPACAAKYEGCCSTQCQDEMKLPLEAQRAIRSGRENGMKIFNKSKGLLQSTLHIPAPVAKDKAE
- a CDS encoding cytochrome b, with the protein product MLWRNTSSRYGHISILLHWIAALTVYGMFALGLWMVTLGYYNIWYHRAPEIHKAIGVLFFAILIFRVVWRFISPPPPPLKSYSTLTRVSATLAHIALYVILFAILISGYLISTAEGHSISVFGWFSVPAIVSGLTDQADIAGDVHLYLAWAVVALSALHGLAALKHHFIDGDNTLKRMLGRNVP
- a CDS encoding YceI family protein, which translates into the protein MKKTLLSLTAVSMLASAGSALAAEYKFDKEGQHAFIEFRIKHLGYSWLYGSFNDFDGAFTFDEKNPSADKVNVTINTNSVDTNHAERDKHLRSAEFLNVTKHPQATFTSTEVKKDGEDYDITGNLTLNGVTKPVKLDAKLIGQGDDPWGNYRAGFQAEGTIKLKDFNITTDLGPASQDVELIIAVEGVRQK
- a CDS encoding NADH:flavin oxidoreductase/NADH oxidase — translated: MSQLFSPVSLGKLELPNRIIIAPMCQYSAEDGKATAWHTMHLGNLSHSGAGLLIIEATAVSPEGRISPRDLGLWDNATEQALAGAVNAVKTYSAMPLGIQLGHAGRKASTGVPWSGRAFLRPEQGGWQTIAPSALPYNASDAAPLAMSEQQIRTLIGSFVDSAKRADRLGFDLIEIHAAHGYLLHQFLSPLTNHRTDNYGGSLQNRMRLVVEIYRAIRDVFPAHKAVGVRISATDGVEGGWDLEQSVQLSKVLHELGCDFIHVSSGGLSPLQQIHPAPNYQVPYAQRIKQEVGITTIAVGLITEPEQAEAIVATGEADAIGLARAILFDPRWPWHAAARLGAQVSAPAQYWRSEPRYARGIFKQ
- the mdoH gene encoding glucans biosynthesis glucosyltransferase MdoH codes for the protein MNKSTSSLDYIEKLPLPAEQAEVLREKLPQAAWNDQAVLHQTLSENSQSESHQVNVQAEDDVALHSVQARLEMAWEDGLDNGKQLGTDREGRTALKAMPVITRASMFPDVWRTNPLVRWWESLLGRTVPPRPHYSPEEKISENRWRLVGTIRRYILLALTLFQTAIATWYMKTILPYQGWALIDPFEMAGQPWTRSLMQLLPYVLQSGILVLFAVLFCWVSAGFWTALMGFLQLLIGRDKYSISSTTVGNEPLNPEHRTALIMPICNEDVERVFAGLRATYESVEATGNLEHFDIYVLSDSNDPDICVAEQKAWMELCRDVGGAGRIFYRRRRRRVKRKSGNIDDFCRRWGNQYSYMVILDADSVMSGECLTSLVRLMEANPNAGIIQSSPKASGMDTLYARCQQFATRVYGPLFTAGLHFWQLGESHYWGHNAIIRVKPFIEHCALAPLPGEGSFAGAILSHDFVEAALMRRAGWGVWIAYDLPGSYEELPPNLLDELKRDRRWCHGNLMNFRLFLVKGMHPVHRAVFLTGVMSYLSAPLWFMFLMLSTALQVVHTLMEPQYFLQPRQLFPVWPQWRPELAIALFSTTLVLLFLPKLLSVILVWAKGAKEYGGAFRVFLSLLLEMLFSVLLAPVRMLFHTVFVVSAFLGWSVQWNSPQRDDDATPWSEAFVRHGSQLILGLVWAIGMAWLDLRFLWWLAPIVFSLILSPFVSVYSSRASLGLGCKRAKLLMIPEEFNPPRELVATDEYCRLNHQRRLDSGFIQAVFDPSVNALASAMATARHRFSRAIEDVREKNVREALSRKPEEVSNNQRLALLSDPVTISRLHYHVWQKPEAYAAWVESYQKLPAPHIKS
- a CDS encoding Kdo(2)-lipid IV(A) acyltransferase, whose amino-acid sequence is MTQIPSFNRSLLHPRYWLTWVGIGILYLIVLLPYPVLYRIGIALGHLAMRLLPKRVNVAARNLELCFPEMPLAEREALVRKNFESVGMGVIETGMAWFWPNWRIERWFTVTGLEHIRPVLEKQQGVLLIGLHFLTLELGARIFGIHNPGIGVYRPNDNKLIDWLQTWGRMRSNKSMLDRKDLKGMIRALKQGEIIWYAPDHDYGPQSSVFAPLFAVDKAATTRGSYMLIKAARPAVVPFVPRRLPDGKGYELLIQPAEQDAPVDNETATAVWMNNVVEQNILLARDQYMWLHRRFKTRPEGEPSLY
- the bssS gene encoding biofilm formation regulator BssS: MDRKNEVIQTHPLVGWDISTVDSYDAMMIRLHYLSTSDQAPDEAHVDRTLWLTTDVARQLIHILEAGIAKIESTDCDVSDYRKH
- the pyrC gene encoding dihydroorotase; the protein is MTAQPTILKIRRPDDWHIHLRDDRMLETVLPYTSRFFGRAIVMPNLTPPITSVASAIAYRQRILAAVPQGDNFHPLMTCYLTDALDANEIVNGFEQGVFTAAKLYPANATTNSSHGVTSIANISGILEKMQKMGMPLLIHGEVTDAAVDIFDREARFIETVLEPLRRQFPELKVVLEHITTKEAAQYVVEGNDYLAATITPQHLMFNRNHMLVGGVRPHLYCLPILKRNTHQQALREAVASGCDRLFLGTDSAPHAKHRKESSCGCAGVFNAQAALSTYATVFEEMNALDKLEAFCSLNGPRFYGLPVNDSWIELYRETVTFPEEISLGDESLIPFLAGQSLNWSVR
- a CDS encoding putative quinol monooxygenase codes for the protein MEIRIVATIQAKAEFIADVTATLKRVVAPSRQEAGNVQYDLHEVVDKAGSFVFFERWKDREALTSHEQSEHFQNLLTELDGKTDSVDIKLLSFLG
- a CDS encoding glucan biosynthesis protein G, yielding MLSVSAVPAWAFSIDDVAQQAEKLAGKGFEAPKSNLPAQFRDMKFADYQQIRFNNDKSYWNNVQTPFKLQFYHQGMYFDTPVKINEVTATTVDEIKYSPEYFDFGSVNHDPETVKNLGFAGFKVLYPINKADKNDEIVSMLGASYFRVVGKGQIYGLSARGLAIDTALPSGEEFPRFREFWIERPKPNDKHLVIYALLDSPRAAGAYRFTVYPGRDSVVDVQAKVFLRDKVGKLGIAPLTSMYLFGPNQPSPTLNYRPALNDSNGLSIHAGNGEWIWRPLNNPKHLSVSTYAVENPKGFGLLQRGRDFAAYEDLDDRYDLRPSGWVEPKGEWGKGKVELVEIPTADETNDNIVAFWTPDVLPETGKPLDIKYRLHFTRDEDQLHSPNIAYVQQTRRSAGDVKQSNLIRQPDGTIAYIVDFVGPNLKELDESTPVASQVSIGDNGEIVENNVRYNPVTHGWRLTLRLRVKDAKQPTEMRAALVNGETTLTETWSNQLPANE